The following proteins are co-located in the Nomia melanderi isolate GNS246 chromosome 1, iyNomMela1, whole genome shotgun sequence genome:
- the Yod1 gene encoding yod1 deubiquitinase — MAGFVLRVKTKSGQKVVNGLIPQDKVSELKSKLAEITGIPVKALHVLGGFPPKAINLNDETATIEKSGIVSGDTLIVEEKPPQYNGERNPDEIGRSHIVNSEKFVDTPGVLMKKVVPADNSCLFTSVGYVLNGKVDPSCASFMREIIANAVAADPEEYSEAFLGRPNHEYCEWILKPTSWGGAIELSILSHFYGLEIAVIDSINAIINRFGEDQHHAQRVFLIFDGIHYDPLYLEPLDGGSIQTVFPVEDENMLLEAAELAREAKSSRQFIDVEKFTLMCIDCKTKLSGQTAAQQHAKETGHMNFREVVV; from the exons ATGGCTGGATTCGTGTTGAGGGTCAAAACAAAATCAGGTCAGAAGGTTGTGAATGGATTAATCCCACAGGATAAGGTGTCCGAATTGAAATCGAAACTCGCCGAGATTACGGGTATACCAGTTAAGGCACTCCACGTTCTCGGCGGGTTTCCACCGAAGGCGATTAATCTAAACGATGAGACGGCAACGATCGAGAAAAGCGGCATCGTTTCTGGGGATACGTTAATTGTAGAAGAAAAACCGCCTCAATATAATGGGGAACGAAATCCCGATGAAATCGGTCGATCTCACATCGTAAACAGTGAAAAGTTTGTCGATACCCCTGGTGTATTAATGAAGAAAGTTGTACCTGCCGATAACTCCTGCTTGTTTACCAGTGTTGGCTATGTTCTTAATG GTAAGGTTGACCCCAGTTGTGCTAGTTTTATGAGGGAAATCATAGCGAACGCTGTAGCAGCGGACCCAGAAGAATATTCTGAAGCCTTCCTTGGCAGACCAAACCATGAATATTGTGAATGGATTTTGAAACCTACCTCTTGGGGAGGAGCCATAGAATTGTCAATATTGTCACACTTCTATGGACTAGAGATAGCAGTAATTGATAGTATTAATGCGATTATTAATCGTTTCGGGGAAGATCAACATCATGCTCAAAGagtgtttttaatatttgatgggATCCATTATGATCCTTTGTATTTAGAACCACTTGAT ggTGGTAGCATACAGACAGTCTTTCCCGTGGAAGATGAAAACATGTTATTGGAGGCTGCAGAGTTAGCAAGAGAAGCAAAGTCTAGTCGTCAATTCATTGATGTTGAAAAATTTACCCTAATGTGCATTGATTGCAAAACTAAATTGAGTGGACAAACAGCTGCTCAGCAACATGCAAAAGAAACTGGTCATATGAATTTTAGAGAAGTAGTGGTGTAG